DNA sequence from the Cupriavidus oxalaticus genome:
GCCCTCATCCTGCGGCGGGAAGTTCTTCACGGGATCTTTCAAGCCGCGCAGGATCTCGAGGCGTGTCCGGTTCGAGAGTGCTTTGAAAATTTCGAGCAGGTCCATGACGGAATTATATCGATATTTCCCGATATGTCAATGAGGGGTGCAGCCGGTGTTGAATCGCCGGGTGACCGTAACAAGCCATCTAGCATTACATGTGATGTCCAGCGGTTTTGATGGGTCGGAGCGCCCGCTACATTCAAATGTCGGTGCGGGCGTGCTTTTTGTGCGGGGTTGGAGTCTTTTGCGGGGTTCCCGTCGGGCGGTGGTGCTGGCCTGAGACGACAGAGTTGTGACCAAGGGTGGGGCGGTTGAACGCGCGCCGGCAAAGTTGAAATGTCCGCGCGCTTGGCTGAGTCCGCAGCCCCCGCCAGGGCCGTCCTCCTGAAGCCGCAAGACCAGCCGTCTGACGTGCCGGGCACTGATGCCCAGCCGCTCGGCAGCGCAGCACCAGACGTTCCACCTGACGCCGCGACAAGCCGAGCTTCTCGGCGGCGCGCCAGACCGCCAGGCCATGGTCGACCACGGCCTGAATCACCTTGAGCCGATCGAGTTCGCGCATCGTCATCGTGATGGTCTCTGGTTGGCGCATCGCGGCCTCCGGTCTCGGACGGACGGAAAGCCGCCAGCATGCCAGTCCCGGCAAGGGGGTACGACATGTCTATTTGGCTCAGGTACGACAATTCTATTTGGCTCAGGTACGACAATTCTATTTGGCCGTGACACCGCTGGTTCGCATAATGTATGTTATGTCAAATCACTGATCCGGCTCCGCAACCCAATGCTGGCGCAGCATTCAGGAAAGAAACTCCTCTATCGCGTGATGCGCGCCGGCTTTGCCGCCCAGCCGTGAATCGCCCAGGGCCGCGGAGGCGCGGATCCCGACAACGCGGACGGCCAGGTGCCGACTGAGCGCCGGCATCTGGCCGTCCGCGTTTCAGGCTTCAGTGAACCTGCATGCCACGCATGGCGTGGATGCGCCCATGATGCCGCATCAGTTCGTCATACTGGCGCTGGAGCATGGCGCTGGCTTCCGGTGGCAGCGGCTTCATCATGACCGACTGATACTCGCGCCTGGCGGCTTCTTCCTCGTGCTCGCACATGCCCAGGATCGCATCGTCGTTGTTCGGTTGCAGCATGTGGCGCAACGCCATCCAGCTGCGGAACAACGTGCCTTGCATGCTGCCGCGCTCGGCCGGGTCGCCGCCCATGGCGCTGACCATCGATTGCAGTTCCCGCACCGAGCCGCGGCAGGATTCCGCGGTGCTGGCGAGAATGTCGCGAAGCTGTGCATCGTGCACATTGCTGGCCCCGCTGGTGCAGGCCAGTTCGCTGTCCTTGCCAGCCGCGATCAGCTGGTTCAGGGCGAAGACACTTCTTTGTTGCTGGGTTTCGGCCATGGCTTTCTCCCATCATTTCAGCCGGCGAGGCCGGCGTTTGCGCGAATCGCCAGATTGCCACGAGTGTCATGTCAGAGTCTGAGCATTGATCCCCGTGGCGCGTGACGAACCTCGTAAGAATTTTAGGCGCGAGTTCTCCGTATGGGATAGAAACTCAGGCGCATGGCGGATGTCACGCATGAGTTCTGGCGCTGATGGATTGTGGAGCACCCCGGACCAGGGGCGTCAGTAGCGTGAGTGGCCTGAGTGGCGTCAAAGAACGATATTGTGCTCCACCTTTGGCTTGGCAATATCGCTCTTTTCGCCAAGCATCTCCATGAGCTCGCGTTCGATCTTCTGGCAGATCTGGGCCATGGGCACGTCATTGGCGTTTCCTTCAAACGGATTTTCCGTGCTTTCGCCCACCTGCTCCAGTGAGAGGTACATCCACGAGATCATCGTGCTGAATGGAATGACCAGCCAGATCATGTTGCCATGCATGAACCCTGAAACGCCGGCATTGAGCTTTTCGAATTCCGTCAGCATGCCAAAAGGCAGCAGCAGGCAAAAGGTACGGACAAAGAGCTTGTTGATGACCGCATATTGCCTGGGATACGGATAGTCCTTGATACGCTCCGCCCGTCCTTGCTGCGTGAAGAAGCCCCTGATCGATCCTCCCAACTCCATATAGAAGGCATTGCTGATCTCGCCGGCGTCAAGGAACCGCTTGATCGTCGCTGACTGGGTGCCCAGCAACTGGCTGGCCTTGCTCTCGGCCCGCGCAAGGGAGTCGAGTTCGGCTTGTGACAGATACCGCGCGAGCGCCGCTTCCAATGGCGTCTCCCACTCCGGGACCCGGTAGTACTTTCTTCGGTACTCCACGCTGGACGCCTTGCCCGCGCTTTCCCAGATCCTTGGTGTTCTTAGCTGGTAGCGCAGCGCCGTCAGCCAGGCGCAATGCCGGAGAATCAGTTCCCTGGCGCCCGCCTGCCCTGCCAGGAATTCCCGGCTCATCACACCCAGACTCCGGCTGCCATTCAGAATCTCGGTCCAGATCTGATGGGCCTCCAAGGCCCTGCTGTAAGTCTGCACGTTCCTGAAGCCCACGATGAATGAAGTGGCCGTTCCCAGAAGCACCACAACCGCGACGGGGATCGACAGCCATTTCAGTCCGAGCAGCTGATAGAGGAGGACTGGCAGTGATGCGCACGCTACCGAGGCATAGAGCTGCCGTCTCGACCAGAACGTGAACTCGGATATTGAGTACGATTTTCCAAGGTGCATGGTGCATGCGCTCTTAGCGGCGTGTCAGGTCACAGGATCGGGGGTGGCGGGTCGAGGTTCGAACCGTCGACTGCCAACATGGCCGACCGTCCTCATTCTTGACAAGATAGCTGCCAGGAATCCGGTTTTGTCATGGTGATGTGGCCAGCCGCCGGACTAATTGCGCCCCGCCGCCAGCCGCGCCAGTGCGGTATCGATGGCGCCCACGGACGCGTGCAGGCCGGCCGCATGCGCTTCGTCCCTGAGCTGGTGCAGATTCTCGTGAAGCGCCGGCGTGCCGCCACCCTCCTCTTCCTGTCCGGCGCTGACCAGGGCGCGGCCCCGGCGGATCAGGAAGTCGCCCCACGGAAACGGCTCAGGCCGCATGTAATCCTGTAGCGCCGCGAGGTAGCGATCCGCCTCCTGCCAGCGTCGCAACGACACGGAAACGTCGATCGCGGCTTCCAGCAGGTCGACGTGGCAATGGCTCACGCAGCCCTGCGCCAGGATCGCCTCGGCCTGCCGCAAGGCGTGGAGCTGCCGGCCGGGATCGCGTGCGGTGCGTGCCAGGAAGCCCAGCACGGTGGGCCCGGAGTAGCGCAGTCCGCTGGCGTGGCTCAGTTGCAGCGCCTCGTCGAGCAGTGCCTCGGCTTCCTGCATCTGGCCGAGCGCGCCGAGGGCGAGGCCAAGCCGCGCCAGCACCTCGGCTTCGAAGCGCCGTGCGCCCAGCCGGCGCGTCAGCGCCAGCGCCAGCCGCGCGTGCGCTTCGGCGTGCGGCCAGTCGCCGGCCAGCTGCGCGGTCGAGGTCATCACATCGTAGGCCAGCATCTCGCTGCGCGCATCGCCGATGCGCTGCGCCAGGCGCAGCCCTTCCTCGCAGCTGGCCCGCGCAGCATCGAGCTGGTTGCGGAACAGCTCCACCGCGCCCACCATCGGCAGGTTGGCGCATTCGATGCGGACAAAGTCGTGTGCCCGCGCCAGCCCGACGCAGCGGACAAAGTGCGCATGGGCGGTCATCATGCGGCCTTGCTGGTAGTAGGCATCGCCGAGCCCGCCCAGCGCACGCGCCTCGCCCAGCACCGATCCGGCCGCGCGCGCGTGGCCGAGGGCGCGCTGGTGGGCGGCGAGGCACCGGTCCATGTCGCCCATCGGAAAATAAAGATTGCCGCGCAGCGATTCGATCTCGGCCAGCCGCTCGGACTGGCCCAGCTCGGCGGCGGCCTGCTCGGCCTCGTGCAGCGCTGACAGGGCCTCGTCATGGCGGTCGAGCAGGCGCAAGGCAGCCGCAGTGCCCTGCCATACCCGGGCCTGTTGCGCCGCCCCGCTCGCAAGCGGCTGGGCCTGCCGGAACGCTTGCAGGGATTGCGCGGCCAGGCCCAGGTCCAGCGCCAGTTCGCCATGCAGGCAGGCAAGCGCATGCCGGCAGGCGGCATCGCTGTCCAGCCGCTGCGCGCGCTCGACCAGGCGCAGCGCGCGCTCGCCGCGGAAGTGCACCGCCTCGTGCCGTGCCGCAGCGGCATAGGCCTCGGGCGCACCGGGATCGCCCGCGGCATCCAGGTGCTCGGCCATCAGTGCCGGGTCCCTGCCCTCGTACCAGGCCGCCGCGCGCCGGTGCAGGTTCTGCCGGCGCGACTTG
Encoded proteins:
- a CDS encoding bestrophin family protein; the encoded protein is MHLGKSYSISEFTFWSRRQLYASVACASLPVLLYQLLGLKWLSIPVAVVVLLGTATSFIVGFRNVQTYSRALEAHQIWTEILNGSRSLGVMSREFLAGQAGARELILRHCAWLTALRYQLRTPRIWESAGKASSVEYRRKYYRVPEWETPLEAALARYLSQAELDSLARAESKASQLLGTQSATIKRFLDAGEISNAFYMELGGSIRGFFTQQGRAERIKDYPYPRQYAVINKLFVRTFCLLLPFGMLTEFEKLNAGVSGFMHGNMIWLVIPFSTMISWMYLSLEQVGESTENPFEGNANDVPMAQICQKIERELMEMLGEKSDIAKPKVEHNIVL
- a CDS encoding PA2169 family four-helix-bundle protein, with product MAETQQQRSVFALNQLIAAGKDSELACTSGASNVHDAQLRDILASTAESCRGSVRELQSMVSAMGGDPAERGSMQGTLFRSWMALRHMLQPNNDDAILGMCEHEEEAARREYQSVMMKPLPPEASAMLQRQYDELMRHHGRIHAMRGMQVH